A single genomic interval of Sebastes umbrosus isolate fSebUmb1 chromosome 11, fSebUmb1.pri, whole genome shotgun sequence harbors:
- the sh3bp5la gene encoding SH3-binding domain protein 5-like, a, which yields MEPGALRESPAGSGESDAGDWREVTPGREEEEEEEVKAAETPEATTLETCDEGERQKGVGEQLHSPTDELDPRIQEELEHLNEASAEINRLELQLDDARSGYRKILTESARKLNAQSSQLGGCIEKARPYYEARRLAKEAQQETQKAALSYERAVSMHTAAREMVYVAEQGLMADGKNTLDPTWQEMLNHATSKVNEAEEERLRSEREHMRVTHACQEAEARVQMLQKSLKRVIVKSKPYFELKAQFNHILEENKTIVMQLEQQVAKVKTRYSIALRNLEQISEQIHAQRESEGGRTSVCSGRSPPVGAESDVRVKKEGGACGGAMGTDRVDSAIELEKYKEKENEKERERAGSDSLSVFSLQTIASDLEKYDSIEHLGDLSDVGSVTGDEGEKERGGVMDRRDKRVVETSAKERQQQFYKQHHRSFSL from the exons ATGGAGCCAGGCGCCTTGCGTGAGAGCCCCGCCGGCTCCGGGGAGTCAGACGCCGGGGACTGGAGGGAGGTGACTCCcggtagagaggaggaggaagaggaggaggtgaaagcTGCAGAAACTCCTGAAGCAACAACACTGGAGACCTGTGATGAAGGTGAAAGACAGAAAGGAGTTGGTGAGCAGCTACACAGCCCCACAGACGAGCTGGACCCCAGAATCCAG GAAGAGTTGGAGCATCTAAATGAAGCAAGTGCAGAAATCAACAgactggagctgcagttggat GATGCCAGATCAGGGTACCGGAAGATCCTCACAGAGTCTGCCAGGAAGCTTAATGCTCAGAGCTCTCAGCTTGGGGGCTGCATAGAGAAAGCAAGGCCCTACTATGAAGCTCGTCGCCTTGCGAAAGAG GCACAGCAGGAGACCCAGAAGGCAGCTTTGAGCTATGAGAGAGCGGTCTCTATGCACACAGCTGCCAGGGAGATGGTCTATGTGGCAGAGCAGGGTCTGATGGCTGATGGCAAGAACACCCTGGATCCCACCTGGCAGGAGATGCTCAACCACGCTACCTCCAAG GTGAATGAAGCCGAGGAGGAGCGACTTCGCAGTGAGAGGGAGCACATGCGCGTCACACACGCCTGTCAGGAGGCCGAGGCTCGTGTTCAGATGCTGCAGAAGTCCCTCAAAAGAGTCATTGTGAAATCCAAACCTTACTTTGAGCTCAAGGCCCAGTTCAACCACATCCTGGAG GAGAACAAGACCATAGTGATGCAGCTGGAACAGCAAGTAGCCAAAGTGAAGACCCGCTACTCCATCGCCTTACGGAACTTGGAACAAATTAGCGAGCAGATTCACGCTCAGAGGGAGTCCGAGGGAGGACGCACCAGCGTCTGCAGTGGGCGCAGTCCCCCCGTTGGAGCCGAGTCCGACGTCAGGGTTAAGAAAGAAGGCGGAGCCTGCGGTGGTGCGATGGGGACGGACCGAGTGGATTCAGCCATCGAGCTGGAGAAATACAAGGAGAAGGAGAATGAAAAGGAGAGGGAGCGGGCTGGGTCGGATTCCCTCTCGGTCTTCAGCCTGCAGACCATCGCTTCCGACTTGGAGAAATACGACTCCATCGAGCACCTCGGGGACCTCAGCGATGTCGGGAGCGTAACTGGGGatgagggggagaaagagagaggcggAGTGATGGATAGAAGAGACAAGCGGGTGGTGGAAACATCCGCCAAAGAGCGCCAGCAGCAGTTCTACAAGCAGCATCACCGGAGCTTCAGTTTGTGA
- the mgat1a gene encoding alpha-1,3-mannosyl-glycoprotein 2-beta-N-acetylglucosaminyltransferase a, producing the protein MLRKRGSVVLCGAFLFITWNAILVLLLWGRPPPTEPGEHDPEKKEVPERPTNDMVGDVLRMADTFGEELEEQRKILLQIKNQRALWEPSNKKGQKVDVPHQPVIPILVIACNRVTVRRCLDKLLELRPSAELFPIIVSQDCGHAETAEVIRSYGNQVVHLKQPDLSNVAVRPEHKKFQGYYKISRHYRWALNQVFKTLSHSSAVIVEDDLEVAPDFFEYFRALQPLLKSDPSLWCVSAWNDNGRDGYVNPGKADLLYRTDFFPGLGWMLLKEVWEELEPKWPASFWDDWMRQPEQRRNRACIRPEISRTLTFGRKGVSLGQFYDKYLRYIKLNTEFVPFTKLDLSYLKEETYREQFEKEVYSAPLVTYEDVKQGQLKGTGPFRLQYTRKDSFKVLAKNLGIMEDLKSGVPRTGYRGVVSFISRGRRIYLAPPPGWTKYDPTWS; encoded by the exons ATGCTCCGCAAGAGAGGCTCTGTCGTTCTTTGTGGCGCATTCCTGTTTATCACCTGGAACGCCATACTGGTGCTTCTGCTGTGGGGCAGACCGCCGCCCACCGAGCCGGGCGAGCATGACCCAGAGAAGAAAGAAGTGCCTGAAAGGCCCACTAATGATATGGTGGGAGATGTGCTCCGAATGGCAGACACGTTCGGGGAAGAGCTTGAAGAGCAGAGGAAAATCCTGCTGCAGATCAAGAATCAGCGAGCACTGTGGGAGCCGTCAAACAAAAAGGGACAGAAGGTCGACGTCCCGCATCAGCCTGTCATTCCTATCCTGGTAATCGCCTGCAACAGGGTCACTGTGAGGCGCTGCTTGGACAAACTCCTGGAGCTCCGTCCTTCAGCGGAGCTTTTCCCGATCATAGTGAGTCAGGACTGTGGACACGCCGAAACTGCTGAGGTGATCCGTTCTTATGGAAATCAAGTAGTTCATCTGAAACAGCCGGACTTGTCAAATGTCGCTGTGCGACCAGAGCACAAGAAGTTTCAGGGTTACTACAAAATCTCCAGGCATTACCGCTGGGCTCTCAACCAAGTGTTCAAGACCCTGTCTCATTCCTCTGCTGTGATTGTGGAGGATGATCTCGAG GTGGCGCCAGACTTCTTTGAGTACTTCCGAGCCTTGCAGCCACTCCTGAAATCCGACCCCAGTCTGTGGTGTGTGTCGGCCTGGAATGACAATGGCAGGGACGGCTACGTGAATCCTGGCAAGGCCGACCTGCTCTACAGGACCGACTTCTTTCCAGGCCTGGGGTGGATGCTCCTCAAGGAGGTATGGGAGGAGCTGGAGCCCAAGTGGCCTGCTTCATTCTGGGATGACTGGATGCGCCAGCCAGAGCAGCGCCGCAACCGTGCCTGTATACGTCCAGAGATCTCGCGCACTTTAACCTTTGGCCGGAAAGGAGTGAGTCTGGGTCAATTCTATGACAAGTACCTGCGTTACATTAAACTGAATACCGAGTTTGTGCCTTTCACCAAGTTAGACCTGAGTTACTTGAAGGAGGAGACGTACAGAGAACAGTTTGAGAAGGAAGTTTACAGCGCTCCCTTGGTTACATATGAAGATGTTAAGCAAGGGCAGCTGAAAGGAACTGGGCCCTTCCGCCTTCAATATACTAGAAAGGATAGTTTCAAAGTGCTGGCCAAAAACCTGGGAATCATGGAGGACTTGAAGTCTGGAGTCCCAAGGACAGGATACAGAGGGGTTGTCAGTTTCATCTCAAGAGGACGGAGAATCTACTTGGCCCCTCCTCCAGGATGGACCAAGTACGATCCCACCTGGAGCTGA
- the LOC119497106 gene encoding uncharacterized protein LOC119497106 encodes MASTPSASALSAVLRCRGNIWSRNPPTKRPASLGLTGGSPAESSWANQASTWEAFLQGDLHVLVGRRLTVAYKSARVDGAMLRGKDAREINKLCHKQLSQSAGDARSAVRNGVQNALVRQLARRLISSNNLLLPGTDRCSQMIHKIKYETHMCKIVFIQESSSELPADVLKVSITSRRLMEHAGQLPSFVLTGWTTLRSTCLSLTALVSEFMCLKLAVLWMSSSRPDDEDGDDDVLQHQNIRNNTLQANGRTHCPTDLTSSVDYSDSGQMIPEDRPD; translated from the exons ATGGCTTCCACTCCCTCCGCCTCGGCCCTGTCGGCTGTTCTCCGGTGTCGGGGGAATATCTGGAGCAGGAATCCGCCGACCAAGAGGCCTGCAAGCCTCGGTCTGACCGGCGGCTCTCCAGCTGAGTCCAGCTGGGCAAACCAAGCCTCAACGTGGGAAGCTTTCCTCCAAGGAGACCTGCATGTTCTGGTGGGAAGAAGACTGACTGTGGCGTATAAATCAGCCCGAGTGGATGGTGCAATGTTGAGGGGAAAAGATGCCAgggaaattaataaattatgtcACAAACAACTTTCGCAATCTGCAGGAGACGCGCGCTCAGCTGTGCGTAATGGTGTCCAAAACGCGCTGGTGCGTCAGCTGGCGCGCAGACTGATATCATCTAATAACCTGCTGCTGCCAGGAACAGACAGATGCTCTCAAATGATCCACAAGATTAAATACGAAACACACATGTGTAAAATAGTATTTATTCAGGAAAGTAGTAGTGAACTCCCAGCTGATGTCCTGAAAGTGTCCATCACGTCCAGAAGATTGATGGAACATGCAGGACAATTACCTTCATTCGTGTTAACTGGCTGGACAACTCTGAGGAGCACCTGCTTGTCGTTGACTGCTCTGGTGTCAGAGTTTATGTGTTTGAAGCTGGCGGTGTTGTGGATGTCCAGCAGCAGACCtgatgatgaggatggtgatgatgatgtgctgCAGCATCAGAACATCAGGAACAATACCCTCCAG GCAAATGGACGAACCCACTGTCCCACAGACCTCACCTCCTCCGTGGACTACTCCGACTCTGGACAAATGATCCCAGAAGACAGACCTGACTGA
- the rnf183 gene encoding E3 ubiquitin-protein ligase RNF183 yields the protein MSDDAERHRREGGHSHGARQAPNVKPNLSQKERNSKEDMWRKEKPAKVRRSRSIDSERVERSRRRERDRHHGERRQRGRSEEARGRDRREKDSDRRRPQEDDVDETECAVCFCSYDNIFRTPKLLACGHTFCLECLARINVTSPELKTLSCPVCRELTELPHGQDLPRLGNNEEIIGKLPPDMQRALSIRFKRSKGKLLLKNPPQSIPTRTNILALPKKSNDGQATGGGDLHLSALEQGIVPTTVVHVGRPPSRVRGRLRRLFRSDQCYYIVVGTIITITVALMLVGVLAFVIIPNVIQRRPDQALNQTTQGPPAPSNIGSRP from the coding sequence ATGAGTGATGACGCGGAGAGACACAGGCGCGAAGGGGGCCACAGCCATGGAGCCAGACAGGCCCCCAACGTCAAACCAAATCTTAGCCAGAAAGAGAGGAACAGCAAGGAGGACATGTGGAGGAAGGAGAAGCCTGCAAAAGTGAGGAGATCGAGGAGTATTGACTCGGAGAGGGTGGAGAGAAGCAGGAGGCGAGAGCGAGACCGGCACcatggagagaggaggcagcGTGGGAGGAGTGAGGAGGCCCGGGGAcgagacaggagagagaaagacagcgaCAGGAGGAGGCCGCAAGAAGACGATGTGGACGAGACTGAGTGCGCTGTGTGTTTCTGCTCGTACGATAACATCTTCAGGACGCCAAAGCTGCTGGCGTGTGGGCACACCTTCTGCCTGGAGTGCCTCGCTCGCATCAACGTGACCTCTCCTGAGCTCAAGACCCTGTCGTGCCCTGTGTGTCGTGAGCTGACCGAGCTCCCCCACGGCCAGGACTTGCCCCGCCTGGGCAACAACGAGGAGATCATAGGCAAGCTGCCACCAGACATGCAAAGGGCCCTGTCCATCCGATTCAAGCGCAGCAAGGGCAAACTGCTCCTGAAGAACCCTCCTCAGAGCATCCCGACCAGGACTAATATCCTCGCCCTGCCTAAAAAGAGCAACGATGGCCAGGCGACAGGAGGGGGTGATCTCCACCTGAGCGCACTGGAGCAGGGAATTGTCCCAACCACTGTGGTGCACGTAGGAAGGCCTCCAAGCAGGGTCAGAGGTCGCCTGCGCAGGTTGTTCCGCTCGGACCAGTGCTACTACATCGTGGTGGGGACAATCATCACCATCACTGTGGCGCTCATGCTGGTGGGGGTTCTGGCCTTTGTGATCATACCGAATGTCATTCAACGGAGGCCTGATCAAGCATTGAACCAAACGACACAAGGTCCCCCAGCTCCATCCAATATAGGGTCGAGACCCTGA
- the dhx16 gene encoding pre-mRNA-splicing factor ATP-dependent RNA helicase DHX16 — protein MANLEQWVNDRLHDILGLSDRYVSQFMIGTAQKASSSQDFVTRLEETGTIDIEPSVVAFAQELFDKIPRKQVVEKPSRALEREAIEMDKKNRMYMLLEDSESDGDAVMEKQKGKKKSKDKDKGNKRKHIRQKKESESSSEDEVPKRGSSGQGDNKSLNKEDEEEEWEKEERERQQDIEERDAFAERVKLKDKDKTRNITERTDKKAYEEAQKRLKMAEDDKKIMLPELRKRSRWDYLKKREAEKLEDLEAEINDDEYLFHTEELTERERKELEYKRTLRDLAKDYKKAGAKEQEERKNRYYMPEEKRSKEVPQRDLELEETPMELGGEQGRWEEERLKTASLSFGAKREREIGMRQEQDRYQLILEEDEMIDFVSTAMTMKGTRTEEEEEAKALSQAEQRKQSMQEVRRSLPIFPYREDLLAAIQEHQILVIEGETGSGKTTQIPQYLLESGYTNGGMKIGCTQPRRVAAMSVAARVSQEMSVKLGNEVGYSIRFEDCTSERTVLKYMTDGMLLREFLTEPDLASYSVIIIDEAHERTLHTDILFGLIKDIARFRSDLKVLVASATLDTERFSCFFDDAPVFRIPGRRFPVDIFYTKAPEADYLEACVVSVLQIHVTQPTGDCLVFLTGQEEIETCCELLQERCRRLGSKIAELLVLPIYANLPSDMQAKIFNPTPPGARKVVVATNIAETSLTIDGIIYVIDPGFCKQKSYNARTGMESLIVTPCSRASANQRAGRAGRVAAGKCFRLYTAWAFKHEMEESTVPEIQRTNLGNVVLLLKSLGINDLIHFDFMDPPPHETLVLALEQLYALGALNHLGELTKLGRRMAELPVDPMLSKMVLASEQYKCSEEVLTIAAMLSVNNSIFYRPKDKVVHADNARMNFVVPGGDHLVLLNVYTQWLESGYSTQWCYENFIQFRSMRRARDVRDQLEGLMDRIEVEVVSSDGDSLPIRKAVTAGYFYHTARLSKGGYKTVKHQQTVYVHPNSSLFEEQPRWLIYHELVFTTKEFMRQVIEIDSGWLLEVAPHYYKSKELEDSSSKKMPRKLGKTKEELG, from the exons ATGGCCAATCTAGAGCAGTGGGTGAATGACCGTCTCCATGACATCCTCGGGTTGAGTGATAGATATGTGTCTCAATTCATGATTGGCACTGCACAGAAAGCATCGAGTTCTCAAGACTTTGTGACTCGTCTCGAGGAGACCGGCACGATTGACATTGAACCAAGTGTGGTTGCCTTTGCGCAAGAGCTCTTTGACAAG ATTCCTCGCAAGCAGGTTGTTGAGAAACCATCCCGGGCGCTGGAACGCGAAGCCATTGAAATGGACAAGAAGAATCGGATGTACATGTTACTGGAGGACAGCGAAAGTGATGGAGACGCTGTGATGGAGAAGcagaaagggaaaaagaaaagcaaggaCAAAGACAAAGGAAACAAGAGGAAGCACATCAGACAGAAGAAAGAGAGCGAGTCGTCAAGTGAGGACGAAGTACCTAAAAG GGGCAGTTCAGGCCAAGGAGATAACAAGTCTCTCAAcaaagaagatgaagaggaagagtggGAGAAGGAAGAGCGAGAGCGACAGCAGGACATTGAAGAGAGAGATGCATTTGCTGAGAGAGTGAAgctgaaagacaaagacaagacCCGCAACATAACAGAGAGGACGGACAAAAAG gCTTATGAGGAAGCTCAGAAGAGGCTGAAGATGGCTGAAGACGATAAGAAGATTATG TTGCCAGAGTTGAGGAAGCGCTCTCGCTGGGATTATCTAAAGAAGAGAGAGGCCGAGAAGCTGGAGGACCTGGAGGCAGAGATCAATGACGATGAGTACCTTTTCCATACGGAGGAGCTgactgagagggagagaaaggagttGGAATACAAACGCACCCTGCGGGACCTGGCTAAAGATTACAAAAAGGCTGGTGCCAaggaacaggaggagaggaagaacagATACTATATgccagaagagaagagaagcaaG GAGGTGCCCCAGAGGGACCTGGAGCTGGAGGAAACTCCCATGGAGCTGGGAGGAGAGCAAGGCcgctgggaggaggagaggctgaaGACGGCCTCCCTCAGCTTCGGGGCCAAGAGGGAGCGAGAGATAGGGATGAGGCAGGAGCAGGACAGGTACCAGCTGATCCTGGAGGAGGACGAGATGATCGACTTTGTCAGCACTGCCATGACCATGAAGGGAACTCGGACGGAGGAG GAAGAGGAGGCCAAGGCTCTGTCCCAGGCAGAGCAGAGGAAACAGTCCATGCAGGAGGTCCGACGCAGCCTGCCCATCTTCCCCTACAGAGAGGACCTGCTAGCTGCCATCCAAGAGCACCAGATCCTTGTCATTGAGGGGGAGACAGGCTCCGGAAAGACCACCCAGATCCCGCAGTACCTCCTGGAGAGT GGCTACACAAATGGAGGGATGAAGATTGGATGTACACAGCCTCGCAGAGTGGCAGCCATGTCAGTGGCAGCCAGAGTGTCACAGGAGATGAGCGTCAAGCTTGGGAATGAG GTGGGTTACAGCATTCGTTTTGAGGACTGCACCTCGGAGAGAACAGTGCTGAAGTACATGACAGACGGCATGCTGCTGCGAGAGTTTCTCACTGAGCCCGACCTGGCCAGCTACAG tgtGATCATCATAGATGAAGCCCACGAGCGAACGCTCCACACAGACATCCTGTTTGGTCTGATCAAGGACATCGCCAGGTTCAGGTCAGACCTGAAGGTGCTGGTGGCCAGCGCCACTCTGGACACCGAGCGCTTCTCCTGCTTCTTTGACGACGCACCTGTCTTCAGGATCCCTGGCAGGAGGTTCCCCGTCGACATCTTCTACACTAAA GCTCCAGAGGCGGACTACCTGGAAGCTTGCGTTGTGTCGGTGCTACAGATCCACGTCACCCAGCCTACCGGAGACTGCCTTGTGTTCCTAACTGGACAG GAGGAGATCGAAACGTGTTGCGAGCTGCTCCAGGAGAGATGCAGGCGGCTTGGATCTAAGATAGCAGAGCTGCTGGTCCTTCCCATCTACGCCAACCTGCCATCAGACATGCAGGCGAAGATCTTCAACCCTACTCCACCTGGAGCCCGTAAG GTGGTCGTTGCCACCAATATAGCAGAAACCTCGCTGACCATAGATGGCATCATCTACGTCATTGACCCGGGCTTCTGCAAACAGAAGAGTTACAACGCCCGCACCGGCATGGAGTCACTCATCGTTACACCCTGCTCACGG GCTTCGGCCAACCAGAGAGCAGGCCGTGCAGGCAGAGTGGCTGCTGGGAAATGTTTCAGGCTTTACACAGCCTGGGCCTTTAAACATGAGATGGAGGAATCGACTGTGCCTGAGATTCAGAGGACCAACCTGGGAAATGTAGTCCTGCTGCTGAAGAGTCTAG GCATCAATGACCTCATTCACTTTGACTTCATGGACCCGCCTCCTCATGAGACTCTGGTCTTGGCGCTTGAGCAGCTCTACGCTCTGGGAGCGCTCAACCACCTCGGAGAGCTCACCAAG CTGGGTCGCAGGATGGCTGAGCTGCCGGTGGACCCCATGCTGAGCAAGATGGTCCTGGCCTCCGAGCA GTACAAGTGTTCAGAGGAAGTGTTGACGATAGCCGCCATGCTGTCGGTGAACAACTCTATTTTCTACCGGCCCAAAGACAAGGTGGTGCACGCCGACAACGCCAGGATGAACTTTGTGGTGCCAGGGGGAGACCACCTGGTGCTGCTCAACGTCTACACACAG TGGTTGGAGAGCGGTTACTCCACACAGTGGTGCTACGAGAACTTCATCCAGTTCCGCTCCATGAGAAGAGCCCGGGACGTCAGGGACCAGCTGGAGGGTCTGATGGATCGCattgaggtggaggtggtgagcTCCGACGGAGACAGCTTGCCCATTCGTAAG GCGGTGACGGCAGGATATTTCTATCACACAGCGCGACTGAGCAAAGGCGGCTACAAGACGGTGAAGCACCAGCAGACGGTCTACGTCCACCCCAACAGCTCTCTGTTCGAGGAGCAGCCCCGCTGGCTCATCTACCACGAGCTGGTCTTCACCACCAAAGAGTTCATGAGACAG GTGATCGAGATCGACAGCGGCTGGCTGCTTGAAGTGGCTCCTCACTACTACAAGAGCAAAGAGCTggaggacagcagcagcaagaAGATGCCCCGCAAGCTGGGAAAAACAAAAGAGGAGCTGGGCTGA